From the Callospermophilus lateralis isolate mCalLat2 chromosome 10, mCalLat2.hap1, whole genome shotgun sequence genome, the window tAAGGGGGAGAGAAAAGAATCTATGCCTGGGTCAGAGCGCATGAGCAGTAGAAGCGTGAAATGctattggggtgggggtggggtgagggAAAGCGGGTGtattggtgtatgtgtgtgtgtgtgtgtgtgcatagtgtgtgtgtgtgtgtgtgtgtgtgtgtgtgagagagagagagagagagagagagagagagagagagagagagagagagaaaccctgAACGGCTGGACCTGTCATCGCTGACGTCGGGCAGGGCGGTGGGCCAATGGGCGACCTAGGCGATTGTTCCTCTCAGTGGGCCCCGGCCACGGCCCTGAATCTCTATTCATTTCCTCAAGCGCCCTGCTGTTGCCTCTGTAGTGTACGGGATTTCACGTAGACATTaaaggcgggggtgggggggggagctAAAACCCCAAACCCAAAACTTAAAGGGGGAAAAACCCACTTTGTACAAGTTTTTTAAatctttgcgtgtgtgtgtgtgtgtgggggggtatccTTACCCCTCCTCTCTGTCAGGTGACGGTGGCATTAGTGACTGGCACAGGAAGCTCTAGGGAGGACGGGCCGGGATGCTGCAGGCCGCCCTCTCCCAAACAAGCAGGGCACTGAAATTAATATATATGACTGGGGCACTTCAGAACCACCACCACCTCCAACATCACCACCTCCAACACCACCACTTCTTATCACCTCCACTCAGGGGCAGGGAGCGGAGTCCCGGAGCGCCCCAGGGTTCTGGCCTCCAAAGTGCGCTTGAGGCTTAGGTCGGATCCCCTTCGGGCAGGGGCCAGGTTCCCCCAGCAACCCACAGACTCATCCTTGCTGCCCCTTCCACCTACCCTACCGCTACCATCCCTCACGAGGTCAAGGCGCGGCAGGGGACTCTCCGGAACAGCAGCCTGGCCTGACCGTGGTGAAGGCGTATGGCCTTGCTCTGTCTACCGGGTTCACTGGGAGAGCAGACTGGCTCCTGATCCCAGCTGACCGCAGAAGCCGCGGTGCGGCTGGGCTGGGCCTGCCCCCCGGGGCCCAGGGAAGTTCGCTGCCCACGCCACTGGTTCTCACGCGCGCTATTTGTCTCGACAACAGGTAGCAGCTCCGGACACCATGGCCCCCAGTTCGCCGCCGCTTCCAGCCCCTCGGTATTCCCAGGCCTTCACGAGCAGCCTCACCAGGCCTCTCACAGCCGTCCTTTGAACGGACTCCTGCGTCTGGGGCTCCCCGGAGACATGTACGCACGGCCTGAGCCCTTCGCGCCAGGGTCGGCGGCCCGCAGCGACGCCCTGGCAGCTGCCGCGGCCCTGCATGGCTACGGCGGCATGAACCTGACAGTGAACCTCGCCGCGTCCCACGGCCCTGGCGCCTTCTTCCGCTACATGCGCCAGCCCATCAAACAGGAGCTCATCTGCAAGTGGCTGGCGGCCGATGGCCATGTGCCCCCACGCCTCTGCTCCAAAACTTTCAGCACTATGCACGAGCTCGTCACGCACGTCACCGTGGAGCATGTCGGCGGCCCGGAGCAGGCCAACCACATTTGCTTCTGGGAGGAGTGTCCGCGACAGGGCAAGCCCTTCAAAGCCAAATACAAACTTGTAAATCACATCCGCGTGCACACGGGCGAGAAGCCCTTCCCCTGTCCTTTCCCGGGGTGTGGGAAGGTCTTTGCTAGATCAGAAAATCTCAAAATACACAAACGAACTCACACAGGTCAGTATTCGGCGCTGTCTCGTGCGGACCCTCTGGGGAAGCAGGCCCTCGGGTCTGGATTTCCTCAAGTTCCAactgaggggaggagggaggtatTTTGGTATTGTTTCCATGAGCCAAAtccataaaatattaattatgcGCTTCTATTCTTAGAATCACAGAAGTTTCCGGAGGCTGTGTGTAGGGAGAACAGTGCAGGATTTCTGCTCTGGGGGACAAGGGTGAACGTGCCTCCGACACTGTATGGGCAAATGTATGCTTATGgagttccatttatttatttattcgctatgctggggatctaacccagagtctcacgcatgctaggcaagtactctatctccgagctacacccccagacccTGGAGATTGATTTTTAAGTCATTTCAAAAACAGCTCAGCTCCTCAAAGTCTTAAAAACAGGGGAACAATTGCCTAATTTTTCTTCATCTCTTTAGCATGGAGGGACAGAACTCTTCTTCCTGTCAGCCTCACAACCTGCCTGCCACTTGGACTGAGGGGTCATCAGATCCTTAGCACTTTCTTTAGGATTTGGGAGTCTCATAGGCTAACTTTTACCCTTTTTGGTGAGTCTTGCTGGCCCGACAGCAGAAAGGTTTTGCTAACCCTCTTATCTTAGCAGAGACCCAACGGGACTCATCCGACTTAAATGTCATTTACCGAGCTGTTAAGCGAAATAGGGACATGTGTCAACCACATCTGTTAGTTCTAGTTAACAGAAAGAAAAGGAGCCTCGCGCATGAGCTTGCAAAGTTGAACTCTTCTGGCCAGAAGCATCTAATTAATACAATTGCAAGAAGAAAGTTTTCACACTTCCAGAATAGCATGTGAAGTTACATTAATTAGTTTAGCAGCCATTGTTTGCACGCTTCTTACTCCTCCCCCTCCCTCGAAGTTTAAGAAGTCGACATCTCCCCTCCCCCATTTTGGGGGCGGGTGAAGGGGGCGGGTGGGGGGGACCAGAAGATGAAATAAGTTCCGGCTTGGTGCTCCACTTTTACTACCCTGCGCCTTTCCTTACTCCTTTGCTTGCTTCAAAACCAACCATTGTTACAGCCAAAGAACCCCCTTAGGTTGGAAGTGCCGAAAGAagcttgctaatcttgttctaaacTCTTGCCTTCTCCATGAAGGTCTAGACCTAGGACACTGACATGTTCGGAGGAAAGACCAAAGTCCACTttgaatattgtattttattttcggAGTATAACTGGAGGCTTATTGTTTTCTCGAGCTCTTTCTGGGGTCCCCCACCCTCTCGCAAGTATCTGCCCCCTCTTTCGTTATATCCCCCAGGGTAGGGGGGGGATGGGTAAGATCCTGACCCCGACCTGCAGGCCTGCTACTCCAGGAGCCGGCAGCTGGCACCTGGAAGGTAGACGCGCAGTTCTAAGCTGGAGAAGAAACTCATCTTTAATGACAGGggtttttaaacaaacaaacttttACTGCTCTTTGCCGGCCCACTGTTTGAAGTCTGTGAAGCAGAAAATGGTTAAATTCTTAGCGCAATCGACCTACAGCAGAGAAGCAAGTTCCGTGCGCCAGGGCTGGCTCTCAGGTTTGCATCTATTCAGGACAGAATTCTGTGCGTTCTTTTCGCTCGCAGTCCTGATTCATTACCgcttgagttaaaaaaaaaaaaaaaaaatcgacagtCTCTCCTGCTCCAGCGTTCCCTCAAACCCCTCCTAAGTAATGAAAagagaagagagacagagagaggagagagaaaatgtTTCTCAAATGGCAATAGACCTCACTACAAATTATTCATGAAGACAGTTCTCGATGCAACAGGAAAATAATTGCCTTTTCAAATATTAATGGCGTTTCATTTCCTCGAGTCGCGGAAGCGGCGAACAGGAGCAGATTTCTCAGGAGTTGAGATTCTCTCGGATCTGAATCCCAGGCCCGGCTTTGGAGGCGACTGCCCGCGCCGAAAGGTTTCACTTTGTGGTGGTCACAGCGATCCTGGAACAATGGTGCCTCGGCGAACGAGGCGCGGGGCCAGCCACCGTGCTCTGCCGGGACCCCACTTCCAGGAGCCCCTCCCGGAACCTTtcagctggggggggggggtccccCACCTTCCCCAGCGGCGGATAGagaatcagggctggggatccGAGGCAGAGAAGCAGAGACTGCGCTGGGGCGGAGTCACCAGGAAAAGCAGACCCAGCCACAAGTGCGAGAAAATGGCGCTGGCCCGGCCGCCCCTACGCTTCCGAACTTTGTCCTGCGAACCTGGCTCGGGGCAGGGAAGGAGGCCTTTTCCAACTGCAGAGCCCCTGGGAGAAGATTGGGCCTTTCACCGCGCAGTCCCGGGCTCAAGCCTCTCCGGGCGGGCTCAGCGCCGGGAccagggggaggggaagggcgACAGCAGACTGTCGGCGGGGGGCGGGATGGATGTCAAGTAAGGGGACCAGGGCGCCTCCTGCAGCTCGGGAGAGCGCTGGGGCGCGGCTTCACCTGGCCTCCCTGGGGCCTGCGAACTTCCAGGCTGTACGAATCACCTCAGTACACTgctttcccccccacccccctgctCCTCGTCTGGGTTGAAATCAGTTTGTCTTATCAGTTTGTTCAAGGAACAGCTCACAAGACTGGATTAAGTGTGTGGCGGGAATTATTTTTTCTGGGGCGAAGGGAAATCAGCCTCAAATTCTGTTCCTCCACTATTTTAtcagaattttgttcttttttgcaGGCTCTGAATTACATGTTTCTTTTTATGTGCGAttttagaaagagaaaagaaaaaaggtttttttttttttttttttttgaatttgcaGACGCTGGCAGGAATCCGTGGGGAGAAAATAGGCGCAAATAGAGAGTATCTTTCGTCCACTTTTTTATAAAACGTTGACAGTGTCCCAGGAAATAGCAGAGGGCAGCACCTTCCAGAGGGCCTGATATATAGCACTACTCCTGCAGGGGGTGAACCCAACGACTGGGCGGTGTCCGAGTCCCGGGTTCACAAGCCGCTGCCTGAGCAGATGCTTGTGTGCAAACCTCTGGCTCAGCGGGAGCCTCATCAGTGCTAGGAATAGAGGCTTTGTTTGTTCAAACCTGGCAAAAAGCACCTATCTTTCCTGGAAGCGACCCGAGAAGCAAACACACAGCCAACAGTACTTCTCCCGCACATCTCTTGCTCTGCAGCTCGACGCTAGGTAGCGATTCCCTCGACCCAGAGCTCTCCGCTACATCCATTTGTTTAAAGCCCTAGACACCTCCTTCTCCGCCCCCATTTCCGCAGCATTTGCAGCTCGGGCAGGAACTTGGGCTTCCGGGTTCTCAGGGTTCTTTCCTCCCCCTCACGCCCGCGAATTCAGGCTGTAGTGAGCTCCGGGATTTGGGGCTTGGTCCCGCCAatgtttcaccctatcttgatctcGCGCCTTTCCTGGGCTCTGCAGGGCATCGCAGCCATGATCCGAGCGGGCCTATCCAGGCCAGGCCACCGCTTGGCCTCCGAACCGGACTTGGCCTGATCGCAGCAGTTGCGTTCAccttcccccccgcccccccgcccAAGCTGCGGTGCTTTCGGACAAGGTTGGGAGAGAGACCTCAGGTCACGAATTGGCTGGGTGGCTCCTCCCGCGCCGGCCCCTTGGCTCAGACCTCCCGAAGCCCAACAGCGGGCGGGGTGGTCCAAGGAGGCCAGGAGACCTTACACAGTTTGGACTGAGAAGACGAACTGCACACTGCAGGGTCTCCGAGAGATTGCTGGAGGTGCATAATAAAATATAGCCGATGAACCTATCTGGAGGAATCGGATGGTTTAGCAAGATTTGAAGAATGCTGCTAAACGCCTGCCCTcagggggtaaaaaaaaaaaaagggatgggggagGAGGCTTCAGTTCCCGCAAAAGTCGCCTTTGAGGTGCATCATTGCTCCGAATACCTTACCCCGAAGCAAGGACCTATATTATACACACGTATCCTCTTAAATCATTTCATCGCTTTTGGCGTTTTCACAAAAGCTACTTTTGGGACGGGAAGGGGTATGTGAGGGGTAGACCGCTGGGCGGGAATGGTGGTGGCAGAGACGTTTGGCTAGAACTGCAATTTTAAATAGAGCAGATGTGAGCTCTTCAGTCAACTGTATGTATTCTCAGGGTAAAGGTGCCTCTGGCTCCTAATGGATAAAATTTGGAGGAAAACAACCCGAGTGGATCAGATTTTCGAGAATGAAACTCGACTAAGATGGAGTCATTGTCGCTCCTCCTCTTTACCCTCCCCCTAGGTccagagggaagagggggaggggtgGAGGCGTGAGGGAGGGGTCGCCAGGAAGCCGGGGCGCGCTCTCTGCGTGGAGAGGGGTGCCCAACCTGAGTGTGGAGGAGaaggatttaaaaataataataatgtttttttaattgataaaatGAAAGAGGAATGGAGGGATGGCAATTGTGAGCCTAGGATGGCAATTGTGAGCATAGTGCCCACGCGCACTAATGTTTCTGCCTTGCCTCCGCCAGGAGAGAAGCCTTTCAGGTGTGAGTTCGAGGGCTGCGAGCGGCGCTTCGCCAACAGCAGCGACCGAAAGAAGCATTCGCACGTGCATACGAGTGACAAGCCATACACGTGCAAGGTGCGCGGCTGCGACAAGTGCTACACGCACCCCAGCTCTCTTCGTAAGCACATGAAGGTGCATGGTCGCTCGCCGCCGCCGAGTTCTGGTTACGACTCTGCTACACCATCTGCCCTCGTATCGCCCTCGTCAGACTGCAGCCACGAACCCCCAGTGGCCTCCTCAGCGGCGGTGGCAGTGCGCGGCACAGACCTGAGCGAATGGTACGTGTGTCAGGGCGCGGGCCCCGCCGCGGCTGCTCCTGCCGCGACCCCCAGCCCCAAGGCACTTCCTGgccctgctgctgccgctgccgccgccACCTCCGGTATCAGGTCTGCCTCTGTGGTTGCTGCTTCAGCGTACACCCCCCACTTGGAGTCTAGGCCGGGGTACTGAGGCTTGAagacagagagaaaggaaggaagggagggaggggaaggaagtgaaggaagaaaaaggaagcaAGCCGGCGGGCCGGCTACCACTAAAACTTTCCAGAGGTCACTGAGTATTGATAATTGAGTATGTCAACATACTCATTTATCAATACTCACAGAGTATGTTGATTatgcattattttaaaacaaaaattggtcCCCATATTTATTCTACAGTTATCCCCTACACCCCACCACCCCCTCATGAGTGCATGAATCCAATGTTAAGGATAAAGGAAGAGAGGCAtatggaacaacaacaaaaataaatcagAATTTATTTGCAATTCTGGCAACTGCAGGTGGCAAAAGTAAGGCCACCAAAGTCCCCACGAGGTTCATAGAACGGGAAAAATTTTCGTTGAGGCCTGAACTGCCCCCTCCCCCACTCCCTTTCCTGCTCCCAGTCGGAGCCTCCTTTTcctgtcccctcccctctctcatcACTCCCAACCTCAGGAGATcagattctggaaagtggcctacAGAATTCCACAGCCATTTTCTTGTctcccatttcttttttctttagctcccctcacacccccccccccaatttcCCCTTCCTtagttttcctttaaaataatGCCCAAATTCCAATTTTTCTCACAGCATCCATACAGGAGATAACGGGGTGCTTAGCCCCTTTCTCTGGAAGTCATATATCTCCACCCCCATGGACTGGCCTAGGCATTCAAATATGTAGGTCTGCCTGCCTGTATGATCAGGGATTCTATATACATTGTATACTTGGGGTAGGGAGTCCAAAACTACAGGAAATACAAACAAAAGAGCTGCCAGAGAGGTTTCAGGATTCAACCTTAGGAGGCCTCGGGTCCTCTAACCCACCCCCTATCCCTGTCCAGGCGCTGGCCTTTCAATCTTGTAGGTGCTTGGGCTGGGAGTGTGGAGCTGGCTGATGACGTCACTGAATCCAGGCCTCCACAGCCAACAGGGCTTGACCTAGGCAAGGTGTCTGGGTGAATGGCGTCAATTCTGTCACAGTCTTTCTCAAAAATCACCTAATgttgtcttatttttaaagggTTGGGTGGGAGagaaactacaaaaataaatactgTAAAGGAACAATATCAGTGGGTCTAGATTGAATGTGTATTTGATATGCTTAGTGTGAAGTCCCTAGAAGAAAGAACCAGATGTTGGGGGCGGGGGAGAGGGAAGGCCTTTGGAATTGTTGCCAAAGGggttaacaaaaaacaaaaaacaaaaaaaaaaaaaaaaaacagaaaaggggTCTGTTTCCCAGTCTTCCACCCTCTGCAGGGAGAATGGGGGCTGCCCCACAATCCTAGCTGAgatatgaagaagaaaaaatatgaaaggaagaagaaaaaagagaggagGTTTGAAGGACCCATGGCAATTCTTTAAGAATTTGGAAACAAGTGTATGGGATGGGGGGGGGGGGCCGCTAAATTCTTCCCTGGGGGAACCTTCAGCAGTTCAAATTTAAAAGCTGAACCCTGATGTAAGTCAGTTCTGTAGGTCTtgactagcatgagtgaggccctgggttcgaaccccagccctgaaacgaacaaacaacaacaaaatttccacaaacaacaacaacaaaacccaaaagCTGGAACAAATTCTGCCTCTGCCACTCTGAGGGATATTGTATTCGCTCCTCTTGAGAATATATTAGACAATTCTCACGCCTGCCCTGCAACCCCCACAACTTCCACCAAATAAAATCCTATCTGAAAGGGACCGTTCTGATCGCCCCTAATAAAAACTGAAATCTTCCAAATACGTCTTTGGTGAATCTGTTGTTGAGGAAGGGAGACTGCAATCCCTTCCTAGCCCCCACTACAATAGGGTCCAGAGGCCGTCAGGCCAGAGCTGCAATCGAAAGGAAACTGGTTCCCATCAGGGCACACTAGCCCCACCGCCAAGGTGTGGAGGGCATCTGCCAAACTTGCTTCTCCTGGAGATGTTTAAAGAGTGTCCCTCTTCAAATAGGAATCGCTTCTTTCCCTTCTGTTTCTAAGCACCGCATTTCGTCTTCACCCCAATCCAAAATAacgaaataaaataaaagtgtttgGTCGATCACTAATCGCCTTTAATTTTTCATTCGCTTGTTACAGATGTCCACCGCGTTGCTCGCAAGGTAATCTCGGCCTGCGCAGCTGAGCGCCCGCATCTCGTGCCTGCGACATCAAAGGGCCCGCACACAAAGCAGTGTTTCTTCGCCACGGTGCATCTTCATGGTAAGTTAGGATTTCTATGGCAATGGGCAAGTCGCACTGAAATCCTGAAAGGCCGAGCCTGGAGCCCGTCCAGGCTTTTCATTAAGGACATAATATTTACGTCTAACAGGCCTTTTTTCTTGTGTatacaagtatatatttttgtttgACGCGGACTAAATCATTTTCATTTAATTTCCGGTAAACAAAACCCACGCGAATGGGCACTTGTTCCCGATCATAATAAAAATGGATAATAATGTGAGGGAAGAAAAGGGCCGCTTGAATCGCCGCTCAGCCCTCTTTGTTTCTGCTTTCTGCGGTGATCAGAGGGCGCATTTGGGTTTGATGGCGAGTTTCTAAAGGCGAGGAAATGGTTTGTAAGAggggaaagaaaaggagaaaggtcTAATCAAGCTCGGGTTGTTCAAAGAGTCGGGTTTTGGGGTTGAAAGTGTGAGTTTGACGGTGCATCAGCATGCCGTGTTAGGCTCGCCATGGAAATGCGCGCGGGGAGCGGCCGCTTCAAAGGCGGCACACTTCACTGCAGACACTCTATTAAGATACATTTGCGCTGACCTTTGCTTTCACGCCATTTAATACTGTCACTGTGCTCTCCAGTATATACTTCCTCCCTAGGACCTGCCTCGCCTGAGTTTAGGGGTTCACCCTGCACCCTGATGTAGGGGGCTTTGGCACCCGGACGCTTTCAGGAAAGGGAGGAGCCGGACTCCGTGCATCTTGACTGCGCCCCAAAGAGGCTCCAGGGTCAGGAGTAAATGACTTTAGGGCAACCTCAGAAGCTTAACAAATGAGCATCCCTAGCTCAGTTTTGTGCGAAGCGCCTCTCTGGATCTTTAGCAGGATGTGGGTTTGAATTTGATGAAGGATTGGGGGGAAGGGAGCCACCCTGGGGAAGTCTGGGGAAATCACACTGTTCCACAGGGACATTTCTACTCTGGCTCCTGGTACTGGTCTCTGACCCTCCATCCcaaaagactcttacaacccctaAACTTTTTTCTGCCCAGGGACTGGGGTGTGTGGTATCCTTAGGCCTGGGCTGGCCTTGGGTACGAACTCAAAAGCCCAAGGCCAAGGGGATAGGGAAGATGGCAGGAAAGTTAGAAGTCCATGTTCCCTTAATTGTCTTGTTGTTTATTTTATCCAAGTACCCCAGTGAATAGAGGAAAATAAACACGgtggaaaaaaatcaaacagtggaGTCTTCTTTAGTGCCAGTCCTTGTGGTTGAATAAAAAGGATGGTCCGCTTTCTATTGAGCTGAGAAATCTTTGAAGTGGGAGTTATTATCTGAGACATTCCTGCTTGTCGTCCTAACAACGCTGATGAAACGTAAAAGGTTCTTTGTCAGCGATTTGTTCTCCTCTCTGTCAAACTCCCTCTACCCCGTTAGTTTCAAACCGTTTCTAAAGAGATAAAAtcaaacttcttttaaaaaatatccacACACTACACCAATAGATAACTTTAGGGATAAGTCTTGCTAAGAGAAAGACAAAAGGACTGCCTAGCCCTCAGGGTCAGGGCCTGGTGAAGTGTGCAGATGTTGGGGGACCCTTTGCTCCAGCTCTGGAACATGGGAAAAAGAATGCAGAGAGGGTGCAGGCAAAGGGTACATACCCAAAGTCCATACTTGTATGTCTGATGCTCTTGGCTCTGGCCTGCACTTTATCAGCCCAGGATGGGTTACCTGGAGGAGCTTTCTTTGGAGACCCCTCAGGCTTTACATTTTCTTGCCTGAGATTCTTGGAACCTGAGGCTGCagtccaggatttttttttttttttgtatttcctcCTTCAAAGGCAACTCTTGCTAAAAATAGACCCATTGTGTGTTTCCTCTCCCTAGTAGCAATCAGCAAGCCCTTTATGCCATTAACTAAAAGGACAGTGGCTGAAGGGAGAAAGACATTCtaataatttcctattttcttcagaATCTTGGTAATTGGAGTTCCGAAGGTTTGGTCTACGTGGTAGtgaccaaaaagtgcatgctaatgctcattctcccctccccctcccaaaTGTGCAGTTCTTCACTTTATATTGTGCCCAGGAAAGAAACTTTTACCCTTGTTCAGGTTCCCCAACCTCCTGTTGTGGTTTTAAAGGTGGTTTAAATCAACAAGGATGTGCCCATCCCCCCACCCTGTGTGTGCTGACTAAATGATTTGTAAAGAAGTTTCCCCAAGCTGTAACCCATGCTGTTATTATAGTTGCTGCAAAATGTTGTCTCTtatattgattttatttgtttactgGAGGTCTCCATATGTTTGTTTATATCGCTAATTTATGGGAAAATGTAATGATTGCAATGAATGTGAATTATACAGACAGGCAAACATTTTATAATCATAATTCACACATACAGGAAAGCCTGAGTGAAACTCTAGACTATTTGGTACCTTCTCTACCCACACTTTGTGATTTATCATCTGTCCCCTTAGCATCAGTTAAATTATGAactaatttgaaagaaaaaaaagaagttgtTATGTATTTGACTGAAAGTGATTGTTGAATGAACTTTGATTGTTGAATCAAAGTTGAGGCTCATAATCTTTTTGGAATCATGTAAATGTAAATGAAATAAAACCTGCGATTCTTTTCCCCTCTGAAGTCCTTTGTGTACATAGAGCTCCATTTTGctattttatttggaaataaatgaTGTGTTGTTTTCCTTTGTCTTTTGAATCTGGATGTCCTGTTATTGCTTCATCATCATAGGAGATTTGGGGTCCTACCGCAGCCCACAGTTCTCTCCCCTTCTTTCTTTATGGTTTCACAGAAACATATTTGGGACCTCACCTAGGCAGCCCAATGGAGGGCCCACCAAAATGGCCATCCTGGGAAACACAGCTCTTGCCTCAATTTCACCCCAATGGCATCAACTGATTTACAGAAGGGAAAAGGGTGACTGACCTGTGTCTGCCTGGAAAGGCTTTCTTCCCATGGTTCTGGGGGCCAGGGGTGAACACTCTCACaaaccacctttgaatttggaaacTCTGGTGGCTGACAGGAATCAAACCAAGGAAAGAACAAGAAAGGTCCAGTTGACCCCAAGTCCTGCCAGAACTCTGGCATAGTACCTCAGAGAGCCCTGCAGGAGTCTTTCTAGCTGAATCGTGCTCAGTGGGCAAGTAGGGGAGGCACCATCCTACCTTCAGACATCTGCGAAGGTCCTAGCCTTGACACTGAGAGGCTACAGCCCATATGACTCTTCCTTGGATCCTAGTTGATACCTTTGTTGGGTTTCAGCATCTGATGCATATGCACAGTTTATCTGGCCTGCCACTCGGAATGCATTTCAAATGTTTCAGAATCACTAGagtcctcttctctgtctccacTAAAGTCACTGCGTCACCAGATTACCAGCGCCCTTCTTCCCCTCCACCACCTGGCGCAGACTGGTGACTTCCAGCTAAAGCCCTGGCACCTTTTCGATTGCTGAGAAGTTGGTTTCCGTGGGTCTGGCTGGGAAGTGTCGTGGAGGAGAGGACGGTGGCTCTTGTGGTGGAATTGCTAGGTCTCCTTAGAGAACCAGTTCACGGTTCAAGGGCAGCAGCCCTGGGCAGAGCGCTGGGGAAAGGGATCCCAGAGCGCAGAGGCGGGAGGGAGACCCGCAGGGTGAGTAGGGAGGCCACCAGGGGAAACCAAGACTTTCCATGTGGGCGAGGGCCCTGGGCGTGGGCACTACACCAGGTTCCCCACCTGTCCCAATTGCAGAACCCCATCACCACCACCTGCAGCTCAGCGACTGCTTGGAGGAGCCCCTCTCTTGCTTTGGTCTTCTCAACCCG encodes:
- the Zic4 gene encoding zinc finger protein ZIC 4, whose product is MRYKTSLVMRKRLRLYRNNLKESGSSSGHHGPQFAAASSPSVFPGLHEQPHQASHSRPLNGLLRLGLPGDMYARPEPFAPGSAARSDALAAAAALHGYGGMNLTVNLAASHGPGAFFRYMRQPIKQELICKWLAADGHVPPRLCSKTFSTMHELVTHVTVEHVGGPEQANHICFWEECPRQGKPFKAKYKLVNHIRVHTGEKPFPCPFPGCGKVFARSENLKIHKRTHTGEKPFRCEFEGCERRFANSSDRKKHSHVHTSDKPYTCKVRGCDKCYTHPSSLRKHMKVHGRSPPPSSGYDSATPSALVSPSSDCSHEPPVASSAAVAVRGTDLSE